In Candidatus Liberimonas magnetica, one DNA window encodes the following:
- a CDS encoding glycosyltransferase family 2 protein, with product MEIKMSLIMPACNEEIAIRAVLEQVKHINDIDEVIVIDDGSTDSTAKIARECGAKVFSNTYTVGYGASIKTGIRKAKNNLIAIIDADGTYQPEDISKMLEYIESFDMVVGERPKASIEASRRPAKWALSKLANYLSGITIPDLNSGLRIFSRDIALKYFNLLPQGFSFTTTITLAMLNNNYTVKFVPISYKKRNGKSKIKPFQDTLTFIKLIVRTIMYFNPLKVFLPISLPLIIIGALIATYHVIFFHSVNKSSILMTVSGLQILAIGMIADLINRRLQQ from the coding sequence ATGGAAATCAAAATGTCGCTTATTATGCCTGCTTGTAATGAAGAAATTGCTATACGAGCAGTGTTAGAACAAGTAAAACATATAAATGATATTGACGAAGTGATAGTAATTGACGATGGGTCAACGGATTCTACCGCAAAAATTGCCAGAGAATGCGGCGCCAAAGTGTTTTCTAATACCTATACCGTCGGTTACGGAGCTTCGATAAAAACCGGTATAAGAAAGGCAAAAAACAACCTTATAGCGATAATAGATGCGGACGGGACCTATCAACCTGAAGATATCTCTAAAATGTTGGAATATATAGAATCCTTTGATATGGTTGTCGGTGAAAGGCCTAAAGCCAGCATAGAAGCTTCAAGAAGGCCCGCGAAATGGGCACTCAGTAAGCTTGCCAATTATCTTTCCGGCATAACAATCCCAGACTTAAATTCAGGCTTAAGGATATTTAGTAGAGACATTGCCTTAAAATATTTCAATCTCTTGCCTCAGGGTTTTTCTTTTACTACTACAATTACGCTGGCAATGTTAAATAATAACTATACTGTTAAATTTGTGCCAATAAGTTATAAAAAAAGAAACGGTAAATCCAAAATAAAGCCGTTCCAGGATACTCTTACTTTTATTAAACTAATCGTTCGGACGATAATGTATTTTAACCCTCTAAAGGTGTTTTTGCCTATAAGCCTACCTCTTATTATTATTGGCGCATTAATTGCAACTTACCATGTAATATTTTTTCACAGTGTTAACAAAAGCTCTATACTTATGACTGTTTCCGGATTACAGATACTTGCCATAGGGATGATTGCAGATCTAATAAACAGAAGACTACAACAATGA
- a CDS encoding glycosyltransferase family 4 protein, producing the protein MAQDKHKTNVLIVGYLPPPQEGTAKMTEVIINSRNLNEEFNLIFISLLKKKRTDLKGKVDLSNIYNNIINIARFLLLNLIKLPGLVYIPLAQNRIGFLRDSAFILIARVLGRKLCVHFHGGNFDRFYEFQGMFFRKYIDFVMKKVDFLIVLADKFKSQFAKYVTRDKIFTLYNCVPDIEKEKAEQSGAPPAGAGGSFDDATSRLPPTPTPGSSQWFSCGGNNSNSVRTGLTVFYLSYISKAKGALDLVEAIPKVLSKYKKPVNFILCGQPIDIERNLVFVPEPDHAYSKILKLVEENGLTKYVKIITDYSQIDKSIFFTEADIFVFTPYSEGCGLVALEAASYGLPIITNKVGALEEMFKEGENCLFVERPGDVDSLAEKIVYLLNDAELRGRITANNKKASVERFSKSKYCRDLGNIFNEILNYKNLNINL; encoded by the coding sequence ATGGCACAAGATAAACATAAAACTAATGTTCTTATTGTCGGCTATTTGCCTCCACCCCAGGAAGGGACCGCTAAAATGACAGAGGTAATAATAAACTCAAGGAACTTAAACGAAGAGTTTAACCTGATTTTTATCTCCTTGCTAAAGAAAAAGAGGACTGACCTTAAAGGCAAGGTTGACCTGTCCAATATTTACAATAACATCATAAACATAGCCAGATTCTTGTTGCTCAATTTGATAAAGTTGCCTGGCCTCGTGTACATCCCGCTTGCCCAGAACAGAATAGGGTTTTTAAGAGACTCAGCGTTTATTTTAATAGCAAGAGTCCTGGGCAGAAAATTATGCGTACATTTTCACGGCGGAAATTTTGACAGATTCTATGAGTTTCAGGGCATGTTTTTCAGGAAATATATCGACTTTGTAATGAAGAAGGTGGACTTTTTAATAGTTTTAGCTGATAAATTTAAAAGCCAGTTCGCCAAGTATGTAACCAGAGATAAGATCTTTACTTTATATAACTGTGTCCCCGACATTGAAAAAGAAAAAGCAGAACAGAGTGGAGCTCCTCCGGCAGGAGCCGGAGGCTCCTTCGATGACGCGACCTCCCGACTACCGCCTACTCCAACCCCTGGCAGCAGCCAGTGGTTTTCATGCGGAGGGAATAACAGCAATAGCGTTAGAACAGGGTTGACCGTGTTCTATTTAAGCTATATCTCAAAAGCTAAAGGAGCGTTGGACCTTGTTGAAGCTATACCTAAAGTGCTAAGCAAGTATAAGAAGCCTGTTAACTTCATCCTTTGCGGCCAGCCAATCGATATTGAGAGGAATTTAGTGTTCGTGCCTGAACCGGACCATGCGTATTCGAAGATATTGAAATTAGTCGAAGAGAACGGGCTTACTAAATATGTTAAAATAATAACAGATTATTCGCAAATAGATAAGAGCATATTTTTTACTGAAGCGGATATTTTTGTCTTTACCCCGTATTCAGAAGGATGCGGCCTTGTGGCACTTGAAGCAGCATCCTACGGATTACCTATAATAACAAATAAGGTAGGAGCACTGGAAGAGATGTTTAAGGAAGGCGAGAACTGCCTGTTTGTAGAAAGGCCTGGGGACGTAGATTCTTTGGCTGAAAAAATAGTGTACCTTTTAAATGATGCAGAGCTGCGGGGAAGGATAACGGCAAATAATAAGAAAGCCTCGGTTGAACGCTTTTCAAAAAGCAAATATTGCAGAGACCTCGGCAATATATTTAATGAAATATTAAACTATAAAAATCTAAATATAAATCTTTAG
- a CDS encoding B12-binding domain-containing radical SAM protein, with the protein MNILLVNPPFANYGGVVGHGGKAAPLNLAYIASYIMQQRPKNTVNILDCEGESLNYETIEKNISKYKPHIVGITSPTPAYEQVLKICRIVKSIDQKTNVILGGPHPTSLPEETLSHDDVDFVVIGEGELTVIELLDSIESGSKDYSNIDGIAYRGENSNVVFTKERKFIEDLDILPFPARQLLPIEAYYLPPTKKVGSGKATNMITGRGCPYNCGFCLSECTWKREYRSRSIENVVAEIEECITKYGLNEFSFHDELFTGNKKRLLALCEEIIKHDLKISWVCQSRVDHVDKEILDMIKKSGCKKISYGFESGSQIILNKMNKRANLDQARIAVKITKEAGLKIVGGFMLGYIGETVETIKETIAFAKELDLDTAAFFIAIPYPGTDFYNEAKTLGFLRADIKWNDYAIVSKQRPPMELPNLTSKELDRWKKQAYKDFYLRPRYLLKILSSVRSVSDVKNLILGLKIFLQIT; encoded by the coding sequence ATGAATATCCTATTAGTTAATCCTCCCTTTGCTAATTACGGAGGCGTTGTAGGCCATGGAGGCAAGGCAGCTCCTCTCAATCTAGCGTATATCGCATCATATATTATGCAGCAAAGGCCCAAGAATACTGTTAATATACTTGACTGTGAGGGAGAATCTCTGAATTATGAAACTATCGAGAAGAATATCTCTAAATACAAGCCTCATATAGTCGGTATAACATCGCCTACTCCGGCTTATGAACAAGTATTGAAAATATGCCGCATAGTAAAAAGTATTGATCAAAAAACAAATGTAATATTAGGAGGGCCGCATCCTACTTCTCTTCCGGAAGAGACATTGTCTCATGATGATGTGGATTTTGTGGTTATAGGAGAAGGCGAGCTCACAGTGATAGAGTTGCTGGATTCTATTGAATCTGGTTCAAAAGATTATTCAAATATAGACGGTATTGCGTATCGTGGGGAGAACAGCAATGTTGTATTTACAAAAGAAAGGAAGTTTATAGAAGATTTAGATATACTTCCATTTCCTGCCAGGCAATTATTGCCGATAGAAGCGTATTATCTGCCTCCAACAAAAAAAGTTGGGAGCGGAAAGGCAACGAATATGATTACCGGCAGAGGGTGCCCTTACAACTGCGGGTTTTGTTTGTCTGAATGCACATGGAAAAGAGAATACCGTTCAAGATCTATAGAAAACGTTGTTGCTGAAATTGAAGAGTGTATTACTAAATATGGGCTTAATGAATTTTCTTTCCACGATGAGCTTTTTACGGGGAACAAGAAAAGGCTGCTCGCTTTATGCGAGGAAATAATAAAGCATGATCTTAAGATTTCATGGGTTTGTCAATCTCGTGTTGACCATGTTGACAAAGAAATATTGGATATGATTAAAAAATCCGGATGTAAGAAAATCAGCTACGGATTTGAATCAGGTTCTCAAATTATATTAAACAAGATGAACAAACGTGCAAATCTGGATCAGGCACGAATTGCTGTAAAAATAACCAAAGAAGCCGGGCTTAAAATCGTGGGCGGATTTATGCTTGGCTATATTGGCGAAACCGTTGAAACAATAAAGGAGACAATTGCCTTCGCTAAAGAACTGGATCTTGATACTGCCGCATTTTTTATAGCCATTCCTTACCCAGGTACTGATTTTTATAATGAAGCAAAAACACTTGGTTTTTTGAGGGCTGATATAAAGTGGAATGATTATGCAATTGTTTCTAAACAAAGGCCTCCGATGGAATTGCCGAATTTAACCAGCAAAGAACTGGATAGATGGAAAAAACAGGCATACAAAGACTTCTACCTTAGGCCGCGATATTTGCTTAAAATACTTTCGTCGGTTAGATCTGTTTCAGATGTAAAGAATTTGATCTTGGGCCTAAAAATATTCCTTCAAATAACATAA
- a CDS encoding NAD-dependent epimerase/dehydratase family protein, giving the protein MKTVLVTGAGGFIGKNLVEALSRIADLKVYKFDVEDNEDKLKQYLKDADFVYHLAGINRPKSEEEFKTGNTDLTKSVIQILQDNKKSIPIFLSSSYQATLQNPYGISKKLAEDVLIEYAKKNNTKTYIYRLTNVFGKWCRPNYNSVVATFCYNISHNIDITISDVNKVVELVYIDDVVSELISLMTRKDNDYDNCFYSMKKTFKITLGELAERLNKIRDIRSNLVIPDLSDELTKYLYATYLSYLEKNNFSYPLLKKSDNRGDLAELLKSGNFGQVFISTSRKGIKRGNHYHNTKIEKFCVIKGKAQIKLRHINKKEVIKYDVDGENLVVLDIPPGYTHSIENTGDDEMIALFWANEIFDPNKPDTNYLEV; this is encoded by the coding sequence ATGAAAACTGTTTTAGTTACGGGTGCAGGCGGATTTATAGGTAAAAACCTGGTTGAGGCTTTGTCGAGAATAGCGGATTTAAAGGTATATAAGTTCGATGTTGAAGACAACGAGGATAAATTAAAGCAATATCTTAAAGATGCTGATTTTGTGTACCATCTGGCAGGGATTAACAGGCCAAAAAGCGAAGAAGAATTCAAAACAGGTAATACTGACCTGACAAAAAGCGTAATTCAAATTCTTCAGGATAATAAAAAAAGCATTCCAATATTTCTGTCTTCTTCATATCAAGCCACATTACAGAATCCGTACGGGATAAGCAAGAAGTTAGCTGAAGATGTTTTAATAGAATATGCTAAAAAAAATAATACGAAAACCTATATCTACAGGTTAACCAATGTATTTGGAAAATGGTGCAGGCCGAACTATAACTCCGTTGTAGCAACATTCTGTTATAATATTTCTCATAATATTGATATCACAATTTCGGATGTCAACAAGGTTGTAGAGCTGGTTTATATTGATGATGTTGTCAGCGAACTAATAAGTTTAATGACCAGGAAAGATAATGATTATGATAACTGTTTTTACAGCATGAAAAAGACATTTAAAATAACCTTGGGTGAACTTGCCGAAAGGTTAAATAAAATAAGAGACATAAGAAGCAATCTGGTAATACCTGACCTTTCTGACGAGCTTACAAAATACCTTTATGCAACATATTTGTCTTACCTGGAAAAAAACAATTTTTCATATCCGTTATTAAAAAAGAGCGACAACAGGGGTGATTTGGCTGAGTTATTAAAGTCAGGTAATTTTGGCCAGGTATTCATATCAACCTCAAGAAAAGGCATAAAAAGAGGGAACCATTATCACAATACCAAAATTGAGAAATTCTGCGTTATAAAAGGAAAAGCACAAATCAAGTTAAGGCATATTAATAAAAAGGAAGTAATAAAATATGATGTAGATGGGGAAAATCTAGTAGTATTAGATATTCCGCCAGGTTATACTCATTCAATTGAAAATACCGGAGATGATGAAATGATAGCTCTTTTCTGGGCAAATGAGATATTTGACCCGAACAAACCGGATACAAATTATTTGGAGGTTTAA
- a CDS encoding B12-binding domain-containing radical SAM protein: MNILLINPPAENTKIGNNPQIIDEERGFNPPIGLLYIASCIEKFTKHNVSVIDAQAEEINYSGIEEVIRQQEPDIVGITAMTFTLIDVIKTASIVKKTSKDIIVVLGGPHVYIYPNETINMPQVDMLVLGEGEGSFVELIENIGNFDKLKNIPGLVFKNNGKIISTGQPKVLNDLDSIPFPARHLTPYKKYSSLMAKRSPVTTMITSRGCPYQCLFCNRPHLGKKFRARSAKNVVDEMESCIKMGINEFLLYDDTFNIDRQRVLDVCDEIIDRKLEIGWDIRARIDMIDEETLKKLKKANCERIHYGVEAGTDRVLKILNKGITISQVKEAFNMTKDAGISTLAYFMIGSPTETREDILETIKVSKELDPDFVHITITTPFPDTPLYKQGLEKGVFKKDFWQEFASKPTKEFQPEYWQETLTTSELTELLKEAYKSFYIRPYYILKELLKVRSFSEFKRKVGAGLKVLGL; the protein is encoded by the coding sequence ATGAATATACTGCTTATTAACCCTCCAGCAGAAAATACAAAAATTGGGAATAATCCACAGATAATAGATGAAGAAAGAGGATTTAATCCTCCGATAGGTTTGCTATACATTGCGTCATGTATTGAAAAGTTTACTAAACATAATGTAAGTGTTATAGATGCACAAGCGGAAGAAATAAACTATAGCGGTATTGAGGAAGTTATAAGGCAACAAGAGCCTGATATAGTAGGCATAACTGCTATGACATTTACTCTGATAGATGTCATAAAAACCGCCAGCATAGTCAAAAAGACCTCAAAAGACATAATAGTCGTGTTGGGCGGGCCTCATGTATATATTTATCCAAATGAAACTATAAATATGCCGCAGGTCGATATGCTTGTACTTGGCGAAGGAGAAGGTTCATTCGTTGAATTAATTGAAAACATCGGGAATTTTGATAAACTAAAAAACATACCCGGACTGGTATTTAAAAATAATGGCAAAATAATCAGTACAGGCCAGCCAAAGGTTCTAAATGACCTTGATAGCATACCTTTTCCTGCCAGGCATTTGACCCCATACAAGAAGTATTCTTCTCTTATGGCAAAACGCTCTCCTGTAACCACCATGATAACAAGCCGCGGGTGCCCGTACCAGTGCCTTTTTTGTAACAGGCCGCACTTGGGGAAAAAATTCAGGGCTCGTTCTGCAAAAAACGTTGTTGACGAAATGGAGTCCTGTATTAAAATGGGTATCAATGAATTCCTTTTGTATGATGATACTTTTAATATTGATAGACAGCGGGTCTTGGACGTTTGCGATGAAATAATCGACCGGAAGCTTGAAATTGGCTGGGATATAAGGGCAAGGATAGATATGATAGATGAAGAAACTCTTAAAAAACTAAAAAAAGCTAATTGCGAGAGGATACATTACGGTGTTGAAGCGGGTACTGACAGGGTTTTGAAGATACTAAATAAAGGCATAACCATAAGCCAGGTAAAAGAAGCCTTTAATATGACTAAGGATGCAGGTATTTCTACGTTGGCATATTTTATGATAGGCTCTCCTACTGAAACAAGGGAGGATATTCTTGAAACAATTAAAGTTTCAAAAGAACTTGACCCTGACTTTGTCCATATAACGATTACAACCCCGTTTCCTGACACCCCGCTGTATAAACAGGGTTTAGAAAAGGGGGTATTTAAAAAAGATTTTTGGCAAGAATTTGCTTCAAAACCTACTAAAGAATTTCAGCCTGAATACTGGCAGGAAACTTTAACTACTTCAGAACTTACGGAATTGCTTAAAGAGGCGTATAAAAGTTTTTATATAAGGCCATATTACATCTTAAAAGAACTTCTTAAAGTAAGGTCATTTAGCGAATTTAAAAGAAAAGTTGGGGCAGGTTTAAAAGTGCTGGGTTTGTAA
- a CDS encoding glycosyltransferase translates to MNYQTLKVSVITVTYNNAGGLEKTIHSLIEQKYPNIEYIIVDGGSQDNTVEIIKKYEKHISKWVSEKDKGIYDAMNKGILMSTGDIFNFMNSGDLFYSDNVLNDVARLFNENTGIVYGRSEQFSEVESIKYLAGKEIDSSRIWKGMFVCHQSVFYNRKLFELFGLHDLRFRIAADYEFLLRIINGKGHNFKLIYTDLILSKAELYGTSSNSYAYTWSEFKKAAGMYYKLSFKNNFYFTLMYVKSYLLILLNKIGLLKHYRKIKYYNLNTK, encoded by the coding sequence ATGAATTATCAAACGTTAAAAGTATCAGTTATAACCGTAACTTATAACAATGCAGGTGGTTTGGAAAAAACTATACATTCTTTAATTGAGCAGAAGTATCCTAATATTGAATATATAATCGTAGACGGCGGCTCTCAGGATAATACTGTTGAGATAATAAAAAAATATGAAAAACATATCTCTAAATGGGTAAGCGAGAAAGATAAAGGTATTTATGATGCTATGAATAAAGGCATTTTGATGTCAACCGGCGATATTTTCAATTTTATGAACTCTGGAGACCTGTTTTATTCTGATAATGTTCTCAATGATGTTGCAAGGCTTTTCAACGAAAATACTGGAATCGTTTACGGTAGGTCCGAGCAATTCAGCGAAGTTGAAAGCATAAAATACCTGGCAGGCAAGGAAATTGATAGTTCAAGAATATGGAAGGGAATGTTTGTTTGCCACCAGTCCGTATTTTATAACAGGAAATTGTTTGAACTCTTTGGGCTCCACGATCTGAGATTTAGGATAGCAGCCGATTATGAGTTCTTGTTGCGTATTATAAACGGCAAGGGGCACAATTTTAAGCTTATTTATACGGACTTGATCCTGTCAAAGGCTGAGTTATATGGCACAAGCTCTAATAGTTATGCATATACTTGGTCGGAATTCAAAAAAGCTGCCGGGATGTATTATAAACTAAGTTTCAAGAACAATTTTTATTTTACTTTAATGTACGTAAAATCTTACCTGTTAATTCTTTTGAACAAAATAGGGTTATTAAAACATTACAGAAAAATAAAGTACTATAATTTAAATACTAAATGA
- the wecB gene encoding UDP-N-acetylglucosamine 2-epimerase (non-hydrolyzing) — translation MKKTKVMTILGTRPEIIRLARVMAKLDEFTDHVIVHTGQNYDYELNEIFFKDLGIRKPDHFLGVRSGSLGDMIGKIISGSEKILLKEKPDAVVILGDTNSALAGIMAKRLKIPIYHMEAGNRCFDQNVPEEINRKIIDHISDFNLVYTENARRNLLSEGLHPRRIYLTGSPMKEVLYHYLAKIEKSLILSQLKLKKEKYFVVSMHREENVDNEENLKKLVLALNLVAKEFGYPVIVSTHPRTKKHLEKIRNIKLENKISFLKPFGFFDYVNLQMNSFCVLSDSGTISEESSILSFPAITMRNAMERPEAMDSGNIVLTGIDSEVILQAIKAVVSERKKISSNPIPYEYTITNTSQRVLRLIIGMSKLSNRWDGIIKNTK, via the coding sequence GTGAAAAAAACAAAAGTAATGACAATACTTGGCACCAGGCCGGAAATTATAAGGCTTGCCAGAGTAATGGCAAAACTTGACGAATTTACCGACCATGTTATAGTACATACAGGCCAAAATTACGATTACGAACTTAACGAGATTTTTTTTAAGGACCTTGGCATAAGAAAGCCGGATCATTTCCTTGGGGTTCGGAGCGGTTCCTTAGGTGATATGATAGGCAAAATAATATCAGGATCGGAAAAAATACTTTTAAAGGAAAAACCCGATGCCGTAGTAATACTCGGCGATACTAATAGTGCTTTGGCAGGGATAATGGCAAAAAGGCTGAAGATACCTATTTATCATATGGAGGCAGGAAACCGTTGTTTCGACCAAAATGTTCCGGAGGAAATAAACAGAAAAATAATTGACCATATCAGCGATTTTAATCTGGTTTATACGGAAAATGCCCGCAGGAATCTCTTAAGTGAAGGACTTCATCCCAGGAGGATTTACTTAACGGGTTCTCCTATGAAAGAAGTGCTTTATCATTATTTAGCTAAAATTGAAAAATCACTGATACTCAGCCAGTTAAAGCTCAAGAAAGAGAAATATTTTGTTGTTAGCATGCATAGAGAAGAGAACGTTGATAATGAGGAAAATTTGAAGAAGTTAGTTTTAGCGTTAAATTTAGTTGCAAAGGAATTTGGGTATCCGGTAATCGTATCAACCCACCCGAGGACAAAAAAACACCTTGAAAAAATAAGAAATATTAAGCTTGAAAATAAGATATCTTTCCTGAAACCTTTTGGATTCTTTGACTATGTTAATCTTCAGATGAATTCTTTTTGTGTGCTTTCTGACAGCGGAACAATAAGCGAGGAATCCTCAATTCTTTCATTTCCTGCAATAACCATGAGAAATGCCATGGAAAGGCCTGAAGCAATGGACTCAGGAAACATTGTTTTGACCGGTATAGACAGCGAGGTAATCTTACAAGCGATCAAGGCCGTTGTGAGCGAGAGAAAAAAGATATCAAGCAATCCTATCCCTTATGAATATACAATTACAAATACTTCCCAAAGAGTATTACGTTTGATTATCGGCATGTCAAAACTTTCTAACAGATGGGATGGAATAATAAAAAACACAAAATAA
- a CDS encoding polysaccharide biosynthesis protein, producing MFKDKILLISGGTGSFGNAVVKKFLSSEIKEIRIFSRDEKKQDDMRTYYHNDKLKFYLGDVREYNSIHYAMQGVDYVFHAAALKQVPSCEFFPIEAVRTNILGAENVLNAAIAHEVKKVIVLSTDKAVYPINAMGMSKAMMEKVMVAKSRTVDAKKITLCGTRYGNVIASRGSVIPLFIEQIKAGKTLTITDPNMTRFMMSLDSAVTLVLYAFKNGHQGDIFVQKAPACTIHNLAVALLELFNAKNEIKIIGTRHGEKVYETLLNKEEMAKSEDLGDYYRIYVDTRDLNYNKYFVEGEKQITKEHDYNSNNTTILNVKEIKELLLKIDYVKEALAK from the coding sequence ATGTTCAAAGATAAAATACTATTGATTTCGGGCGGCACTGGTTCATTCGGCAATGCAGTAGTAAAAAAGTTCTTGAGCAGCGAAATAAAAGAAATAAGGATATTTTCAAGAGACGAAAAAAAACAGGATGACATGCGGACGTATTATCATAATGATAAATTGAAATTCTATTTAGGAGACGTAAGGGAGTATAACAGTATTCACTATGCCATGCAGGGAGTTGATTATGTTTTTCATGCAGCAGCATTAAAACAGGTGCCATCTTGCGAATTCTTCCCGATAGAGGCAGTGAGGACGAATATTCTTGGTGCAGAGAACGTGCTTAATGCTGCCATAGCTCATGAAGTTAAAAAGGTTATAGTTTTAAGTACTGATAAGGCAGTATATCCTATTAATGCTATGGGGATGTCAAAAGCCATGATGGAAAAGGTAATGGTTGCAAAATCACGCACTGTTGATGCAAAGAAAATAACTTTATGCGGTACAAGATATGGCAATGTAATCGCTTCAAGAGGCTCGGTTATTCCGCTTTTTATCGAGCAAATTAAGGCGGGGAAAACATTGACTATAACTGACCCTAACATGACAAGGTTTATGATGTCACTAGATAGTGCAGTGACCCTTGTCCTGTATGCTTTTAAAAATGGGCATCAGGGTGATATTTTTGTTCAAAAAGCTCCGGCGTGTACGATACACAATTTGGCGGTTGCTTTGTTAGAGTTGTTTAATGCAAAGAATGAAATTAAGATAATCGGGACAAGGCATGGGGAAAAGGTTTATGAAACGCTTCTTAATAAGGAAGAAATGGCTAAGTCAGAAGATTTAGGGGATTACTACAGGATTTACGTAGATACAAGAGACCTTAATTACAACAAATATTTTGTTGAAGGTGAAAAGCAAATTACCAAGGAGCACGACTATAATTCCAACAACACTACAATACTTAATGTTAAAGAAATAAAGGAATTATTATTAAAAATTGATTATGTAAAAGAAGCTCTGGCAAAATAA
- a CDS encoding WecB/TagA/CpsF family glycosyltransferase, whose product MDIKDNKFMLFGLTFRNYTLSQAIVLIEELIKERIPRMFFSLSSELVTIANKDANLKAVYENTFLLTIDSYVVYYAAKLLGKPVKEPVSASRVMLDIMPVAEYKKYKIYLLGASEEVVLKTEENLKAKYPNINIVGKHNGYFDLNNTGAIIKDIKDKKPDILFVAMSSPLKEIFISKNLAEMNVPISIGVGGCFDIIAGKCKLAPKWVSKLALEWLYRFIQEPRRLWARYLFTNIRFMALVLKEFLK is encoded by the coding sequence ATGGATATTAAAGACAATAAATTCATGTTGTTTGGGCTGACTTTTCGTAATTATACATTAAGCCAGGCTATTGTTCTTATAGAAGAATTAATTAAAGAAAGGATACCGCGTATGTTTTTCAGCCTCTCATCAGAGCTTGTTACCATAGCCAATAAAGACGCCAATCTGAAAGCAGTATATGAAAATACATTTTTATTGACTATAGACAGTTACGTTGTATACTATGCTGCAAAACTATTAGGAAAACCGGTTAAAGAGCCTGTAAGCGCTTCAAGGGTAATGCTTGATATTATGCCTGTTGCAGAATATAAAAAATACAAAATTTACTTACTGGGAGCTTCAGAAGAAGTAGTTCTTAAAACAGAAGAGAACTTGAAGGCAAAATACCCAAATATAAATATTGTAGGAAAGCACAACGGCTACTTTGATTTAAACAATACCGGTGCTATCATAAAAGATATTAAAGATAAAAAACCGGATATATTATTCGTAGCAATGAGCAGCCCATTGAAGGAGATATTTATCTCTAAAAATCTGGCTGAAATGAATGTGCCTATATCAATAGGCGTTGGCGGGTGTTTTGATATTATAGCTGGTAAATGCAAGCTTGCCCCTAAATGGGTAAGCAAACTGGCCTTGGAATGGCTGTACAGATTTATACAGGAACCCAGAAGATTATGGGCAAGATACCTGTTTACAAATATAAGATTTATGGCCCTAGTATTGAAAGAGTTTCTGAAATAG